A window from Populus trichocarpa isolate Nisqually-1 chromosome 3, P.trichocarpa_v4.1, whole genome shotgun sequence encodes these proteins:
- the LOC7491912 gene encoding urea-proton symporter DUR3 translates to MASSQVQCPPFGFSAKYYSSEGGRCVRQISFFEGKAVLNQGVGYSVILGFGAFFAVFTSFLVWLEKRYVGSRHTSEWFNTAGRNVKTGLIASVIVSQWTWAATILQSSNVAWQYGISGPFWYASGATIQVLLFGVMAIEIKRKAPHAHTVCEIVKARWGTPAHIVFLAFCFLTNIIVTAMLLLGGSAVVNALTGVNIYAASFLIPLGVIVYTLAGGLKATFLASYIHSVIVHLVLVIFVYLVYTASSELGSPSVIYHRLLEVGNKSRVCQEPFSHDGQSCGPVSGNYKGSYLTMLSSGGLVFGIINIVGNFGTVFVDNGYWVSAIAARPSSTHKGYLLGGLVWFAVPFSLATSLGLGALALDLPITESEASHGLVPPATAIALMGKGGSILLLTMLFMAVTSAGSSELIAVSSLCTYDIYRTYINPDASGKKILKVSRAVVLGFGCFMGLLAVILNKAGVSLGWMYLAMGILIGSAVLPIAFMLLWRKANAIGAILGTIIGCVLGVITWLVVTKVEYGRINLDTTGRNAPMLAGNLVSILTGGAIHAVCSFLWPQDYDWDTTKQITMVEKEKNELPAEEFKEEKLIKAKAWIIKWGVGFTVVIVILWPLLTLPAGEFGLGYFTFWAVIAIVWGTIGSAVIIALPLMESWETIQSVCLGMFTNDRLMEKVEEMNIRLHAIILAIPEAERIYLLEEEKAKKKEESEHLA, encoded by the exons ATGGCTTCTAGTCAGGTGCAGTGTCCGCCATTTGGATTCTCGGCCAAATATTACTCGTCAGAGGGTGGAAGGTGTGTGAGGCAGATCAGTTTCTTTGAAGGAAAAGCTGTGCTCAATCAAGGTGTTGGCTATTCTGTTATTCTTGGTTTTGGAGCCTTCTTTGCTGTCTTCACCTCTTTCCTG GTATGGCTGGAGAAACGATATGTTGGGTCTCGCCACACTTCAGAATGGTTCAATACCGCTGGCAGGAATGTAAAAACAGGACTTATTGCCAGTGTGATTGTGTCCCAG TGGACATGGGCTGCAACCATCCTGCAAAGCTCCAATGTTGCCTGGCAGTATGGAATTAGTGGGCCCTTTTGGTATGCTAGTGGGGCTACTATCCAG GTACTTTTGTTTGGTGTGATGGCTATAGAGATTAAAAGAAAGGCTCCTCATGCTCATACTGTTTGTGAAATTGTAAAAGCCCG TTGGGGGACTCCTGCACATATAGTTTTCCTTGCCTTCTGCTTTTTGACAAACATTATTGTCACGGCTATGCTACTTCTTGGTGGTTCTGCTGTTGTAAACGCACTTACCGGAGTGAACATTTATGCCGCTAGCTTTCTGATACCGCTTGGAGTCATTGTTTACACTCTCGCCGGAGGACTCAAGGCAACTTTCTTGGCAAGTTACATACATTCTGTTATAG TGCATCTGGTTCTAGTTATCTTTGTGTACCTAGTTTACACTGCAAGCAGCGAACTAGGTAGTCCCAGTGTCATATACCACCGTCTATTAGAGGTCGGAAACAAATCAAGAGTATGCCAGGAGCCATTTTCCCATGATGGACAATCCTGTGGTCCCGTTAGTGGAAATTACAAAGGGTCTTACCTAACAATGTTGAGTTCAGGTGGGCTTGTGTTTGGAATTATAAACATCGTAGGCAACTTCGGCACAGTTTTCGTTGACAAC GGATATTGGGTTAGTGCGATAGCTGCAAGGCCTTCATCAACTCACAAGGGCTACTTGTTGGGTGGGCTGGTGTGGTTTGCTGTACCATTCTCTTTAGCAACATCTCTGGGTCTAGGAGCGCTTGCCCTTGATCTACCGATAACAGAGAGCGAGGCAAGCCATGGACTAGTTCCTCCTGCTACTGCTATAGCTTTGATGGGGAAGGGAGGATCCATACTTCTTCTAACAATGCTTTTTAT GGCTGTGACATCTGCTGGGTCATCTGAGCTGATTGCAGTTTCTTCACTGTGCACATACGATATATACCGTACCTACATAAATCCAGATGCAAGTGGGAAAAAAATCCTCAAAGTATCAAGGGCTGTTGTCCTAGGCTTCGGATGTTTCATGGGATTGTTAGCAGTGATATTAAACAAAGCAGGAGTTTCATTGGGCTGGATGTATCTTGCCATGGGAATTCTTATCGGTTCTGCTGTCCTTCCTATAGCCTTTATGCTTCTATGGAGGAAAGCAAATGCAATAGGTGCCATTCTTGGAACAATCATCGGATGTGTTCTTGGGGTTATAACTTGGCTAGTAGTTACGAAGGTCGAGTATGGTCGGATAAACCTTGACACAACTGGGCGAAATGCACCAATGCTTGCAGGCAACCTTGTGTCAATACTTACTGGTGGAGCAATCCATGCTGTCTGTAGCTTTTTATGGCCACAAGATTATGATTGGGATACGACCAAGCAGATCACAATGGTcgaaaaggaaaagaatgagCTGCCAGCAGAAGAGTTCAAGGAGGAGAAACTCATAAAAGCGAAAGCCTGGATTATTAAATGGGGTGTTGGTTTTACTGTGGTGATTGTTATATTATGGCCTCTCCTCACTCTTCCTGCAG GTGAGTTTGGTTTAGGCTACTTCACATTCTGGGCAGTGATAGCTATAGTATGGGGTACCATTGGATCGGCGGTGATTATTGCTTTACCATTGATGGAAAGCTGGGAGACCATCCAGAGTGTCTGCCTCGGCATGTTTACTAATGACAGGCTGATGGAAAAGGTGGAGGAGATGAATATCAGGCTACATGCAATTATTTTGGCTATTCCTGAAGCAGAGAGAATTTATTTGCTCGAGGAAGAGAAGgccaagaaaaaggaagaatcTGAGCACCTAGCTTAA
- the LOC7491913 gene encoding protein MOS2, translating to MKKLSFSIPSKSKSKPKPVSDQPDNDNSKQYLTEFDPSKNLLPQNTQTPIILPIPNDYQPHKKMKNIHLPLHQDDSSTDLRFEVETLSSDPAAASDSISFGLNLRQSATTQTQDARSEDVLLEKLRYDLKRLPEDRGFEEFEEMPVEDFAKALLKGYGWHEGRGVGKNSKEDVQVKQYTKRTDKEGLGFLAASHDSKNSKSSSSNGNVNGSGSVIVKEKQRERSKDGLFLGKEVRVISGKKENLGLKGTVVERLGSDSIALRVEKSGERVKVRVSDVAELGSREEERCLKELKSIEEKKPSDGDREQRRVNKRNVESRDSLKMGNGNVGKERGVQWLRSHIRVRIISKDLKGGKLYLKKGEVVDVVGPYKCDISMDESRELVQSVDQDALETALPRRGGPVLVLYGKHKGAYGNLVQRDIDREVGVVQDSGSHELLDVKLEQIAEYVGDPGYIGY from the coding sequence ATGAAGAAGCTATCCTTCTCAATCccatcaaaatccaaatcaaaaccTAAACCAGTCTCAGACCAACCAGACAATGACAACTCCAAACAATATCTCACCGAATTCGATCCCTCAAAAAACCTACTCCCTCAAAACACTCAAACCCCAATTATCCTTCCTATTCCAAACGATTACCAACCccacaagaaaatgaaaaacatccACCTCCCTCTCCACCAAGATGATTCCTCCACCGACCTCCGTTTCGAAGTCGAAACCCTCTCCTCCGATCCCGCCGCAGCCTCCGATTCCATTTCCTTCGGCCTCAATCTCCGCCAGTCCGCCACCACGCAAACCCAAGATGCCAGAAGCGAGGACGTGCTGTTGGAGAAATTGAGGTATGATCTGAAGAGGTTGCCCGAGGATAGAGGGTTTGAGGAGTTTGAAGAAATGCCGGTTGAGGATTTTGCGAAAGCGTTGCTTAAGGGTTATGGTTGGCATGAAGGGAGAGGTGTTGGTAAGAATTCTAAGGAAGATGTTCAAGTCAAGCAGTACACGAAAAGAACTGATAAAGAAGGTCTGGGCTTTCTTGCTGCCTCACATGATTCTAAAAATAGTAAGAGTAGTAGCAGTAATGGTAATGTTAATGGTAGTGGTAGTGTTATTGttaaagagaaacaaagagaaaggaGTAAAGATGGGCTTTTTTTGGGTAAAGAAGTTAGAGTAATTAGTGgtaaaaaggaaaatttgggGTTAAAAGGTACGGTTGTGGAGAGATTGGGTTCGGATTCAATTGCTTTGAGGGTAGAAAAGAGTGGGGAGAGAGTGAAAGTCCGGGTTTCTGATGTTGCGGAATTGGGGTCGAGAGAAGAGGAGAGGTGCTTGAAGGAGTTAAAGAGTATAGAAGAGAAGAAACCGAGTGATGGGGATAGGGAACAACGGCGTGTTAATAAGCGGAATGTAGAGAGTAGAGACAGTTTGAAAATGGGGAATGGTAATGTTGGTAAAGAGAGAGGAGTTCAGTGGCTTAGGAGTCATATTCGGGTTAGGATAATTAGTAAGGACTTGAAAGGGGGGAAATTGTACTTGAAGAAAGGGGAGGTGGTAGATGTGGTTGGGCCTTACAAATGTGATATAAGTATGGATGAGAGTAGAGAGTTGGTGCAAAGTGTGGATCAGGATGCTCTTGAGACTGCATTGCCACGTCGTGGGGGTCCGGTTCTTGTTCTTTATGGAAAGCATAAAGGAGCTTATGGGAATTTGGTTCAAAGGGACATAGATAGAGAGGTTGGTGTTGTGCAGGATTCTGGTAGCCATGAGTTGCTTGATGTCAAACTCGAGCAAATTGCTGAGTATGTTGGAGATCCCGGCTACATTGGTTATTGA